A single window of Lottiidibacillus patelloidae DNA harbors:
- a CDS encoding DUF378 domain-containing protein, whose translation MKGLDLLALVLLIIGGLNWLLVGLFEWDLVGGLFGGMDSLIAKIVYILVGLSAIYCLKFISLVKK comes from the coding sequence ATGAAAGGTTTAGATCTTTTAGCACTAGTATTATTAATTATTGGCGGATTAAACTGGTTATTAGTTGGATTATTTGAATGGGATTTAGTAGGTGGTTTATTTGGAGGTATGGATTCACTTATCGCAAAAATCGTCTACATTTTAGTTGGTCTCTCTGCAATTTACTGTTTGAAATTTATTTCTCTAGTAAAAAAATAA
- a CDS encoding HIT family protein, protein MNECPLCHIDLDEEQKVTLENEYCMFLQKPQEVLIGSGLIIPKRHCETVFNINAQEWKATYELLHEVKQFLDVKYKPDGYNIGWNVSETGGQHIMHAHMHVIPRFNDEPLAGKGIRNALKSKENMRR, encoded by the coding sequence TTGAACGAATGCCCACTCTGTCATATTGATTTAGATGAGGAGCAAAAAGTTACATTAGAAAATGAATATTGTATGTTTTTACAAAAACCGCAGGAAGTGTTAATTGGTTCAGGTCTCATTATCCCAAAACGGCACTGCGAAACGGTATTTAATATAAATGCACAAGAGTGGAAAGCAACATATGAACTTCTTCATGAAGTAAAACAGTTCTTAGATGTGAAATACAAGCCTGATGGATATAACATTGGATGGAACGTTAGTGAAACGGGCGGACAGCATATTATGCATGCACATATGCATGTTATTCCACGTTTTAATGATGAGCCACTTGCTGGAAAAGGTATAAGAAATGCCCTTAAAAGTAAGGAAAATATGCGTAGGTAG
- a CDS encoding MerR family transcriptional regulator, whose protein sequence is MYSIKRVSEMLNIPAVTIRAWESRYNIINPTRTEGGHRLYSEEEVAIIKWLKEQTEDNNMKISEAVRMLESMKPFKDKKVESSPSNEKLVVSNNYNNNIEQLYSNIIDLNNHQANETMDIAFSMYHYEDVFHKILAPTLHLIGDNWEKGNISVAQEHFGSQIILQRFNQFYRTLPVNPLAPKGLSICPEGEEHHIGLMLFSLFLRKKGSDVIYLGPNTLLENIPEIIKEKDIKIIAISSSSPKNIAKLEKWLGLLKEKFPRLKIVVGGRGFANSRESFSFHVLSSEVTSWEKWYENNISK, encoded by the coding sequence ATGTATAGTATAAAAAGAGTATCGGAAATGCTTAATATTCCGGCAGTGACGATTAGAGCATGGGAGAGTCGCTATAATATTATTAATCCTACTAGAACTGAAGGTGGGCATCGCTTGTATTCTGAAGAAGAGGTAGCGATAATTAAATGGCTTAAAGAACAAACAGAAGACAATAATATGAAAATTAGTGAAGCTGTTCGTATGTTAGAAAGTATGAAACCTTTTAAAGATAAAAAAGTTGAATCCTCACCATCCAATGAGAAATTGGTAGTTTCCAATAACTATAATAACAACATTGAACAGTTATACTCTAATATTATTGATTTAAATAATCATCAAGCTAATGAAACAATGGATATCGCTTTTTCTATGTATCATTACGAAGATGTTTTTCACAAAATACTAGCACCAACACTGCATTTGATCGGTGATAATTGGGAAAAAGGTAATATTTCAGTTGCGCAAGAACATTTCGGTAGTCAGATAATTTTACAACGATTTAATCAATTTTATCGTACACTACCAGTTAACCCGTTAGCTCCTAAAGGACTTTCTATATGCCCTGAAGGTGAGGAACACCATATAGGGTTAATGCTATTTAGTTTATTTTTAAGAAAGAAAGGTTCAGATGTAATTTATTTAGGTCCAAATACATTACTAGAAAACATTCCCGAAATTATTAAGGAAAAAGATATTAAAATTATTGCAATATCGTCTTCTTCTCCGAAAAATATAGCTAAGCTAGAAAAGTGGCTAGGGCTTTTAAAAGAAAAATTCCCTAGATTAAAAATAGTTGTTGGAGGTAGGGGATTTGCCAATAGTAGAGAATCATTCTCTTTTCATGTGTTATCTAGTGAAGTGACAAGCTGGGAAAAATGGTATGAAAATAACATAAGTAAGTAA